Proteins encoded together in one Deinococcus irradiatisoli window:
- a CDS encoding GGDEF domain-containing protein: MENVLSALPNMTLLIATLWTVTSLVSLFTLGIARFRPMYPGWRTWSLGHAALVLGLLAGALRTPQTLMLSILFGNGLVMVGTGLFVSAFQRFSGEIPSRKVVTMHIISVVALLLVLVGFTVEDNLTARFLLASGYLVVQSMTLMHLFVRQILRHPHLRSAYLFNCAVLVSVQVLSLPRMLMLAPGKHPEAAFAMNVPNVLMYLSVLLFSIGGTFAFLVLHDDRRKQEVEQLHQAMTALAYNDPLTSLLNRRGIWEQFEQWSHTGTGAPAVLIVMDVDDFKTINDQQGHAVGDQCLKKLGALLQDIAHPSDMIGRLGGDEFALLLSGPPSQINQQLKQLSLSLGQRSEGSLGFSVSFGHTEVECFESLDEAMNRADEVMYRNKAARNALKSPAIYLLPEAHLWSKTNLERRRKPVARQRDRQLT; this comes from the coding sequence GTGGAGAATGTTCTGAGTGCCCTGCCCAACATGACGCTCCTCATAGCAACCCTTTGGACCGTCACGTCACTGGTCTCGCTCTTCACGCTGGGCATTGCTCGGTTTCGACCGATGTACCCGGGCTGGCGCACCTGGTCGCTGGGCCACGCGGCCCTGGTGCTGGGATTGCTGGCTGGAGCGCTCAGGACCCCACAGACACTGATGCTCTCGATCTTGTTCGGCAACGGGCTGGTGATGGTCGGCACCGGCCTGTTCGTGTCTGCCTTTCAGCGCTTTAGTGGTGAGATCCCGAGCAGAAAAGTCGTGACCATGCACATCATCAGCGTAGTGGCGCTGTTGTTGGTGCTGGTCGGCTTTACGGTGGAGGACAACCTGACCGCTCGCTTCCTGTTGGCCAGCGGGTACCTGGTGGTCCAGAGCATGACACTGATGCACTTGTTCGTTCGCCAGATTCTTCGACACCCTCACTTGCGAAGTGCCTACCTGTTCAACTGTGCTGTTCTGGTCAGCGTTCAAGTGTTGAGCTTGCCCAGAATGCTGATGCTCGCCCCGGGCAAGCATCCCGAGGCGGCGTTCGCCATGAACGTCCCGAACGTGCTGATGTACCTCTCGGTGCTGCTCTTTTCGATCGGCGGCACCTTTGCCTTCCTGGTCTTGCACGATGACCGCCGAAAACAGGAAGTCGAGCAGCTGCACCAAGCGATGACGGCTCTGGCCTACAACGATCCGTTGACTTCGTTGCTCAACCGCCGCGGCATATGGGAGCAGTTCGAACAGTGGAGCCACACCGGAACCGGAGCACCTGCGGTGCTGATCGTGATGGATGTCGACGATTTTAAAACCATTAATGACCAGCAGGGACATGCTGTAGGCGACCAGTGTCTGAAGAAGTTGGGTGCCTTGCTTCAGGACATCGCGCATCCCAGTGACATGATCGGTCGTTTGGGTGGTGATGAGTTCGCTTTGCTGCTGAGTGGTCCTCCCTCGCAGATCAACCAGCAACTGAAGCAATTGAGTCTCAGCCTGGGCCAGCGGAGTGAAGGAAGTCTGGGATTTTCGGTCAGCTTCGGGCACACGGAAGTGGAATGCTTCGAATCGTTGGATGAAGCGATGAACCGGGCCGATGAAGTGATGTACCGCAATAAAGCTGCACGGAATGCGCTGAAAAGTCCAGCGATTTACCTGTTGCCTGAAGCTCACCTTTGGTCCAAGACCAACCTTGAGCGCCGTCGGAAACCTGTGGCTCGTCAACGAGATCGGCAGCTCACTTAG
- a CDS encoding DUF4304 domain-containing protein, translating to MAMFRCPPALSYAARHAGYQGSGQTMHATSDGFVWVLNVQRSHDGIHFYVNLGAHPLRLLQDSSSVSSLKEGECAFRTRVGERWLREPLDEKLGLVFSQTESVFRAEILAGVEQMPTTAPEDISIRGYHAEHHFLLFAQICEAYGQPQQALRLLEWGRPRVRPNATGLLQKVALFRQRLEG from the coding sequence ATGGCGATGTTCCGCTGCCCTCCAGCTTTGAGTTATGCGGCACGACACGCCGGATATCAGGGAAGCGGACAAACCATGCACGCAACAAGCGATGGGTTTGTCTGGGTCTTAAACGTACAGCGAAGCCACGATGGCATCCATTTCTACGTCAATCTGGGTGCCCATCCACTCCGCCTGCTCCAGGACAGTTCATCCGTGTCGTCGTTGAAGGAGGGGGAGTGTGCATTTCGCACCCGTGTTGGTGAACGTTGGCTACGAGAGCCGTTGGACGAGAAGCTTGGGCTGGTCTTCTCCCAGACCGAATCCGTCTTCCGAGCGGAGATCCTGGCAGGTGTAGAGCAAATGCCGACCACTGCTCCTGAGGACATTTCGATTCGTGGGTATCATGCTGAACACCATTTTCTGTTATTCGCACAGATTTGCGAGGCATATGGTCAGCCGCAGCAAGCACTGCGGCTGCTGGAGTGGGGACGTCCTCGTGTACGACCAAACGCGACGGGACTGCTGCAGAAGGTTGCGCTTTTCAGGCAGCGTTTGGAAGGTTGA
- a CDS encoding DUF11 domain-containing protein produces the protein MSGTPSPSLQFSGFPGWLIFILSLVLSMAAAEGSSELLVNGSYRASLETGNTNTGDLGAASPKRKTSLFVYAKTGEVLALGSSSMLGGLSPAAAINVYAGEVNLTNGSALTPVKTCAPTTTKVGYIETRLQETSGPNIVNTNGYIPCTYTVPSTNVYTVEFLAPSPTADKAPTANTVGNAWPVPTATDSSIAAWDVTVVQNGSTAVPGRVWTTYLAMNSGGNSRSVGLKLYVQTKDGYRYKVTQDLDPYGFVFFANNKGVTNSSSQATFQSTTVASATYGTPVVGLDSGTDVTHKLFFNVPDSTLPATVGTDWLRTSAPTLPPTPSGLTFTGREGNAGYAGSASGFLLGGTFTFTNSSAQAFSYRLTIPLSGSGSNTNRILTGVAKSGTNTVDWDGLDGDGKAVPAGSNSYTASVTLFAGDVHFPLLDSENAVGLKITRETLSDSSASMIYWDDRLLTRTNGVSNGIAGAPSPDVTPNGADSSSISQHSWSSSFGDKKLMDTWAYYPGSPATASNTVQVRTADISIIKTASATTAARGGKVTYTLTVQNLTASTPGQPLTVTVADALPSWASASSWRCPIGCAVTSGTGALSTVVTLNNQTPVVLTVTTNVPSTTVVGSNLINTATVSRANDATDPDTTNNTSSVTVTARDPVTKLDLVKMVRNVTNLQATGSTSSVATPGDLLEYVVRYTNNGDLAISNLSLKDSLAVDLTPVGAVLVCPSGTPVTLTATQNYVVALNSFCGAGTQVGAGESGTLTLTARVR, from the coding sequence ATGTCTGGCACGCCGTCACCTTCCCTTCAGTTCTCTGGTTTTCCAGGGTGGCTAATCTTCATTCTGAGCCTCGTCCTCTCGATGGCTGCAGCTGAGGGAAGTTCAGAGCTTCTGGTGAATGGGTCATACCGAGCTTCACTAGAAACCGGGAATACCAACACGGGGGATCTGGGCGCAGCTTCGCCCAAGCGCAAGACCAGCCTCTTCGTTTATGCCAAGACCGGCGAGGTCTTGGCGCTGGGCAGCAGCAGCATGCTCGGCGGCTTGTCTCCGGCCGCTGCCATCAACGTTTATGCCGGTGAGGTAAATCTAACCAACGGCAGTGCCCTGACGCCCGTTAAGACCTGCGCCCCTACAACCACCAAGGTTGGCTACATCGAAACGCGGCTTCAAGAAACCAGCGGTCCCAACATCGTAAACACCAACGGTTATATTCCTTGTACCTACACCGTACCTAGCACCAACGTCTATACGGTTGAATTTCTGGCACCCAGCCCCACCGCCGACAAGGCCCCAACGGCCAACACTGTGGGCAACGCGTGGCCTGTGCCCACCGCTACCGATTCCAGTATCGCCGCTTGGGACGTTACCGTTGTCCAAAACGGCTCCACCGCCGTGCCGGGCCGGGTCTGGACCACGTATCTAGCAATGAACAGCGGTGGCAACAGCCGTTCTGTGGGCCTGAAACTTTATGTGCAGACCAAAGACGGCTACCGCTATAAGGTGACACAAGACCTTGATCCTTACGGCTTCGTCTTCTTCGCCAACAACAAAGGTGTGACCAACAGCTCCAGTCAGGCAACGTTTCAAAGCACTACCGTTGCTTCAGCGACCTACGGCACGCCAGTGGTCGGCTTGGACAGCGGCACTGACGTGACGCACAAGCTGTTTTTCAATGTCCCGGACAGCACGCTGCCAGCGACGGTGGGAACCGACTGGCTGCGGACGAGCGCACCGACCCTGCCACCCACGCCCAGTGGCCTGACGTTCACCGGCCGTGAAGGCAATGCCGGCTATGCTGGCAGCGCCAGTGGTTTCTTGCTGGGCGGCACCTTCACCTTTACCAATTCCAGTGCCCAGGCATTCAGCTATCGCCTCACCATTCCCTTATCGGGCAGCGGTTCCAACACCAACCGGATACTGACCGGTGTTGCCAAGAGCGGTACCAATACGGTGGACTGGGATGGTCTTGATGGCGATGGTAAAGCTGTTCCCGCTGGCAGCAACAGCTATACCGCCAGCGTCACGCTGTTTGCGGGCGACGTGCACTTTCCTCTTCTTGACTCGGAGAACGCTGTGGGTCTAAAGATTACCCGTGAGACGTTGAGTGATTCCAGCGCCAGCATGATTTACTGGGACGACCGCCTGCTCACCCGCACGAACGGTGTGTCCAATGGGATCGCCGGCGCACCCAGTCCTGATGTTACACCGAACGGCGCAGATAGCTCGTCGATTTCCCAGCACAGTTGGAGCAGCAGTTTCGGTGACAAGAAACTCATGGACACCTGGGCCTACTATCCAGGAAGTCCAGCCACAGCCAGCAACACCGTGCAAGTCCGCACCGCCGACATCAGCATCATCAAAACGGCTTCGGCCACCACAGCGGCGCGTGGAGGTAAAGTCACCTATACCCTCACGGTTCAGAACTTGACCGCCAGCACTCCAGGTCAACCGCTTACGGTGACGGTGGCCGACGCGCTGCCCAGCTGGGCGTCGGCCAGCAGTTGGCGCTGCCCGATCGGCTGCGCGGTCACCAGTGGCACTGGAGCGCTCTCGACCGTGGTCACGCTGAATAATCAGACCCCGGTGGTCCTCACCGTGACGACCAACGTACCCAGTACCACCGTCGTCGGCAGCAACTTGATCAACACTGCCACCGTCAGCCGAGCCAACGATGCCACCGATCCGGATACCACCAACAACACCTCTTCAGTGACCGTGACGGCTCGCGACCCTGTAACAAAGCTGGATCTAGTCAAGATGGTACGCAACGTGACGAACCTGCAGGCAACTGGAAGCACATCGAGTGTCGCTACCCCAGGTGACTTGTTGGAATATGTTGTCCGCTATACCAACAACGGTGACCTGGCGATCTCCAATCTGAGCCTAAAAGATAGTCTGGCCGTCGATCTGACGCCGGTAGGCGCCGTTCTGGTGTGCCCCTCCGGCACGCCTGTGACCCTGACAGCAACGCAGAATTATGTAGTGGCTCTCAACAGCTTCTGTGGCGCGGGCACGCAGGTCGGGGCGGGCGAAAGCGGTACCTTAACGCTCACAGCTCGCGTGCGCTGA
- a CDS encoding TROVE domain-containing protein — MAHINTPARTPHRTHEGAPAVPQNAEQQLRRLVMANMLWEDQFYIDGKTTAELIRDLIPQLPADKVSQIAVDAREGGKLRHVPLLLVREMARHESHRALVSSTLARVIQRPDELTEFLALYWQDGRQPLTKGVKKGLAEAFGKFNEYSLAKYNRDGKVKLKDALRVSHPKPRDEAQAELWKRLNNDELTTPDTWETQLSAGVDKKATFERLIAENKLGGLALLRNLRNMKQAGVPDSIIREALGRMKTERILPFRFISAARFAPQLEPELEAAMFRSLEGMPKLSGHTILLLDKSGSMQGQVSAKSDLTRYDAAAGLAMLARELCESCEIWTFETGGGSWLSSGGNQVLQVPARRGFVLRDALGQPGGGTMLGDSVRRMNALTHDRLIVFTDEQSSDPVGAPKGKGYMVNVAAYQHGVGFGDWVRVSGFSEQIMAWIQLNEQAQ, encoded by the coding sequence ATGGCGCATATCAACACCCCCGCCCGCACTCCCCACCGTACCCACGAAGGCGCGCCCGCTGTTCCCCAGAACGCCGAGCAGCAGCTGCGCCGTCTCGTGATGGCCAACATGCTCTGGGAAGACCAGTTCTACATCGATGGCAAGACCACGGCCGAGCTGATCCGTGACCTGATCCCCCAGCTCCCCGCCGACAAGGTCTCTCAGATCGCCGTCGATGCCCGCGAGGGCGGCAAGCTACGCCATGTGCCGCTGCTGCTGGTTCGCGAGATGGCCAGGCATGAATCGCACCGCGCTTTGGTCTCCTCTACCCTTGCCCGGGTGATTCAGCGTCCCGATGAACTCACCGAATTCCTGGCGCTGTACTGGCAGGATGGCCGGCAGCCGCTGACCAAGGGAGTAAAGAAGGGTCTGGCCGAGGCGTTCGGCAAGTTCAACGAGTACAGCCTCGCCAAGTACAACCGTGACGGCAAGGTCAAGCTCAAGGACGCTCTGCGGGTCAGCCACCCCAAGCCCAGAGACGAGGCGCAGGCCGAGCTGTGGAAGCGCCTGAACAACGACGAACTCACCACGCCCGACACCTGGGAGACCCAGCTCAGCGCCGGGGTCGATAAGAAGGCGACGTTCGAGCGCCTGATTGCGGAGAACAAGCTCGGCGGGCTGGCGCTGCTGCGCAACCTTCGCAACATGAAGCAGGCGGGCGTGCCGGACAGCATCATCCGGGAAGCACTGGGGCGCATGAAGACGGAGCGCATTCTGCCGTTCCGCTTCATCTCTGCCGCCCGCTTCGCCCCGCAGCTTGAACCGGAACTGGAAGCAGCTATGTTCCGTTCCCTTGAAGGCATGCCCAAACTCTCAGGCCACACTATTCTTCTGCTCGACAAGAGCGGGAGCATGCAGGGGCAGGTGAGCGCCAAGAGCGACCTCACCCGCTACGATGCGGCGGCGGGGTTAGCGATGCTGGCCCGCGAGCTGTGCGAAAGCTGCGAGATCTGGACCTTTGAGACGGGTGGCGGGTCCTGGCTCAGCAGCGGCGGCAATCAGGTCCTGCAAGTTCCGGCGCGGCGTGGCTTTGTCCTGCGTGACGCCCTGGGACAACCAGGCGGCGGCACCATGCTCGGTGACTCGGTGCGGCGGATGAACGCTCTGACCCATGACCGTCTGATCGTCTTCACGGACGAGCAGAGCAGTGACCCGGTGGGGGCGCCGAAAGGCAAAGGCTACATGGTCAACGTGGCGGCCTACCAGCATGGTGTCGGCTTCGGAGACTGGGTGCGCGTCTCGGGTTTCTCCGAGCAGATCATGGCCTGGATTCAGCTCAACGAACAGGCCCAATAA
- a CDS encoding nuclear transport factor 2 family protein: protein MDTPLHDLIQQTFRSVERKELNGVLSLLADDAVFTDPHYPDPVMRGKAEIEAGLRWGFSSMKQFGFTIVRFFDAPDRQSAAVEVATHHVLKGGMNLRFPQMFVIETRNGKITRLQAFEPYGPNGIGGAVLSLTRLVRRVKRLSQSGGRRRTTAGK from the coding sequence ATGGACACACCGTTACATGACTTGATCCAGCAGACCTTTAGGAGTGTTGAGCGCAAAGAACTGAACGGGGTTCTCAGTTTGCTGGCCGATGATGCGGTGTTCACCGATCCGCACTACCCTGATCCCGTCATGCGGGGCAAAGCAGAGATCGAGGCTGGACTACGCTGGGGATTTTCATCGATGAAGCAGTTTGGCTTCACCATCGTGCGGTTCTTCGATGCCCCCGATAGACAGAGCGCAGCCGTGGAAGTTGCCACGCACCACGTCTTAAAGGGGGGCATGAACCTCCGTTTTCCTCAGATGTTCGTGATTGAGACGCGGAATGGGAAGATCACGCGCCTACAGGCATTCGAACCCTATGGCCCCAACGGTATCGGGGGAGCTGTACTTAGCCTCACTAGGCTTGTTCGCCGTGTGAAGCGTCTAAGTCAGTCGGGCGGACGTAGGAGGACGACCGCAGGGAAATGA
- a CDS encoding IS5 family transposase produces the protein MSYRTDLTDAQWHALRPHLPANPKRGRPFAEHRRVINGILWRIKLGAPWRDIPERYGPWRTCHDRLSRWERDNTWLRILQVLQGVADRQGQINWEGASIDSTHLRAHRSAVGARKQSLQNDSRAVIAGEWLGHSRGGRTTKLHLCADGNARPLSVVLSEGQRADGPFLLPVLKAIRVPRAAKGRPRSRPPVIRVDRAYGARVYRRLVQARGIRFVCPEREDAKRYRREKGTHGGRPPAFDPEAYKGRNVVERAVNRLKDFRAIATRYEKRGRNFMAVVLVACLVLWL, from the coding sequence TTGTCATACCGAACCGACCTGACCGATGCCCAATGGCATGCCCTTCGTCCGCACCTTCCAGCCAATCCCAAACGTGGTCGTCCGTTCGCCGAGCATCGACGCGTGATCAACGGCATCTTGTGGCGTATCAAGCTCGGTGCGCCCTGGCGTGACATCCCTGAACGGTACGGTCCGTGGCGCACTTGCCATGACCGCCTGTCTCGTTGGGAACGAGACAACACGTGGCTGCGCATCCTTCAGGTTCTTCAAGGTGTCGCGGACAGGCAGGGACAGATCAACTGGGAAGGGGCGTCCATTGACAGTACCCACTTGCGTGCACATCGCAGTGCAGTCGGTGCTCGCAAGCAATCCCTACAGAATGATTCACGAGCGGTGATTGCTGGGGAGTGGCTGGGCCACTCCCGTGGTGGACGCACCACGAAACTCCACCTGTGTGCTGATGGCAATGCGCGTCCATTGAGCGTGGTGCTGAGTGAGGGACAACGCGCGGATGGGCCCTTCCTGCTTCCCGTTCTGAAGGCCATTCGTGTTCCGAGGGCGGCGAAGGGACGACCAAGGTCGCGACCTCCAGTCATTCGCGTTGACCGCGCTTATGGGGCTCGGGTCTATCGCCGCCTTGTTCAGGCCCGTGGGATTCGGTTCGTGTGTCCTGAACGGGAGGATGCCAAACGGTATCGAAGGGAAAAAGGTACTCATGGTGGCCGTCCACCAGCGTTTGATCCGGAGGCGTATAAGGGTAGGAATGTCGTGGAGCGGGCTGTCAATCGTCTCAAGGACTTTCGGGCCATCGCAACGCGTTACGAAAAACGAGGAAGGAACTTCATGGCCGTAGTTCTAGTCGCGTGTCTTGTCCTTTGGTTATGA
- a CDS encoding IS630 family transposase, translating to MIPPSENGAFVAAMEDILDLYAEPFDAAFPVVCFDERPCQLIADVVQPLPLQPGQPFRYDYEYERRGTANLFGYLEPKGNRRWLGVTERRTKADFARCMQRLVDEFYPAATKIRLVLDNLSTHSKGALYETFAAAEAHRISSKLEFHFTPKHGSWLNAVEIEFAALSKQCLDRRIGSKEELHDEVQAWVAERNRQERGVNWTFSTAIARQKLAPLYPTDLANQS from the coding sequence GTGATTCCGCCCAGCGAAAATGGCGCGTTCGTGGCGGCCATGGAAGACATCCTCGATCTGTATGCCGAGCCGTTCGACGCGGCATTTCCAGTCGTGTGCTTCGACGAGCGGCCTTGTCAATTAATCGCCGATGTGGTGCAGCCCCTTCCTCTGCAGCCAGGACAACCCTTTCGGTACGACTATGAATATGAACGTCGGGGAACCGCGAATCTCTTCGGCTACCTGGAACCAAAAGGGAACAGACGTTGGCTGGGCGTCACTGAGCGCCGCACGAAAGCGGATTTTGCTCGCTGTATGCAGCGTCTGGTCGACGAGTTCTACCCAGCAGCCACCAAGATTCGGTTGGTCTTGGACAACCTCAGTACCCACAGCAAAGGCGCGCTCTACGAGACCTTTGCTGCAGCTGAAGCGCATCGCATCTCGTCAAAACTGGAATTCCACTTCACGCCGAAGCATGGCAGCTGGCTCAATGCCGTCGAGATCGAGTTTGCGGCGCTGAGCAAGCAATGTCTCGATCGCCGGATCGGGTCAAAGGAGGAACTGCACGACGAGGTGCAAGCGTGGGTCGCAGAACGCAACCGTCAGGAACGCGGCGTGAACTGGACCTTCTCCACCGCAATAGCCAGACAAAAGTTGGCCCCCCTTTACCCAACAGACTTGGCAAACCAAAGTTGA
- a CDS encoding IS701 family transposase, protein MTTPRNWQRAFGGFLSAYLDLLDNGKQRACLPRYVRGLLAPLERKSIQPMAEHVCIPYQRLHHFLNVSAWDTGAFEVLLRQQAQQLCGGKNAVLVIDDTALPKSGEASVGVTHQYCGALGKIANCQSLITLTLSDGRLFAPLGMRLFLPTSWTQDPERCGQAGVPAERQQYKSKSEIALEELDRVREAGVTFKVVLADAGYGIGKAFRQGLTQRGLTWAVGIVGIQKVFSLQVTLTDPPQQTGGRPGKHALTSETAQAVKDVLHGFPPYRWHTVKGGKTSRWVAMRVRIADGVPNKRGLHLPGEEVWIIGEKRRGGVVKYYATNHPAGTPLTHLVRDIKARWACEILHLQCKEELGLDHFEGRSLQGLEHHVVLVLLTLLFLQTLRSPRGERSQQDVTVPQARRAASHALETLLPARCPHCGEHIRCPPRSSVNLPNAA, encoded by the coding sequence ATGACGACCCCACGGAATTGGCAGCGGGCGTTTGGTGGATTCCTGTCGGCATACCTAGACCTGCTCGACAACGGCAAGCAGCGCGCCTGTCTGCCCCGCTATGTCCGCGGTTTGTTGGCGCCGTTGGAACGCAAGAGTATTCAGCCCATGGCTGAACACGTTTGCATACCGTATCAGCGATTGCACCATTTCCTGAATGTCAGTGCGTGGGATACAGGGGCATTCGAAGTTCTGTTGAGGCAGCAGGCACAGCAACTGTGTGGCGGCAAGAACGCGGTCCTGGTCATTGACGACACCGCATTGCCCAAGAGCGGGGAGGCCAGTGTCGGCGTGACTCATCAGTACTGTGGCGCTCTGGGCAAAATCGCCAATTGCCAATCCCTCATCACCCTGACCTTGTCCGATGGCCGTCTCTTTGCACCACTGGGCATGCGGCTCTTCCTTCCCACCTCATGGACCCAAGATCCAGAACGTTGTGGGCAAGCTGGCGTTCCTGCGGAACGCCAGCAGTACAAGTCCAAAAGCGAGATTGCCCTGGAAGAGCTGGACCGAGTACGCGAAGCCGGCGTGACTTTCAAAGTTGTGCTGGCCGATGCTGGGTACGGCATCGGCAAAGCGTTTCGCCAAGGGTTGACGCAGCGGGGCTTGACCTGGGCGGTGGGCATTGTGGGCATCCAGAAGGTCTTCAGCCTGCAGGTGACACTCACCGATCCCCCGCAGCAGACGGGAGGCCGACCCGGAAAACATGCCCTCACCAGTGAGACGGCACAGGCTGTCAAAGATGTGCTGCACGGCTTCCCGCCGTACCGCTGGCATACGGTCAAAGGGGGTAAGACCTCGCGCTGGGTGGCGATGCGCGTGCGCATCGCCGATGGCGTGCCGAACAAACGAGGTCTGCATCTCCCTGGTGAGGAGGTGTGGATTATTGGGGAGAAACGCCGTGGTGGTGTCGTCAAGTATTACGCCACCAACCACCCAGCTGGCACACCACTCACGCACCTCGTCCGTGACATCAAAGCCCGCTGGGCGTGCGAGATCCTCCATCTGCAATGTAAGGAAGAACTCGGGCTCGACCACTTTGAGGGACGCTCACTTCAGGGTCTGGAACATCATGTCGTCCTGGTTCTGCTGACCTTGTTATTTCTTCAGACCCTTCGTTCTCCTCGAGGAGAACGTTCCCAGCAGGATGTCACCGTGCCACAAGCAAGAAGAGCTGCAAGCCACGCTCTCGAGACTCTCCTCCCTGCTCGATGTCCACATTGCGGCGAACACATCAGATGCCCACCGCGCTCTTCAGTCAACCTTCCAAACGCTGCCTGA
- a CDS encoding DinB family protein, with amino-acid sequence MPYAAEEYAQMFSRHRAALLDLLAQVPDLAGEIAPWEGGRSIKDLVDHLYSTGEGVVSMLSGGTWEAQPASATLAEAVARLHTNTAVVTEKISGLDEHALQQELTVFGGARWPAYRLIDFHREHEVHHKGQLWLMARQAGIEPPFFTQMS; translated from the coding sequence ATGCCCTACGCCGCTGAAGAGTACGCGCAGATGTTCAGCCGTCACCGCGCCGCCCTCCTTGACCTGCTCGCTCAGGTGCCCGACTTGGCAGGTGAGATCGCTCCCTGGGAAGGTGGGCGGAGCATCAAAGACCTCGTGGATCATCTGTACAGTACCGGCGAAGGGGTCGTCAGTATGTTGTCTGGGGGCACGTGGGAAGCGCAGCCCGCCTCAGCTACCTTGGCTGAGGCCGTCGCGCGCCTGCATACGAATACCGCGGTGGTCACTGAGAAGATCTCGGGCTTGGATGAGCACGCCTTGCAGCAGGAACTGACCGTCTTCGGTGGAGCGCGTTGGCCTGCCTACCGCCTGATCGATTTTCACCGTGAACACGAGGTACACCACAAGGGTCAGCTCTGGCTGATGGCCCGTCAGGCCGGGATCGAGCCGCCGTTCTTCACGCAGATGTCCTGA
- a CDS encoding helix-turn-helix domain-containing protein, with amino-acid sequence MKYAVRLEAEQQARLKGLLNAGVAPARQLTHARILLKADRHGPALRDQAIAAQLEICTHTVFRVRKRFVEAGLDAALHYLHHQNLKLHVLNERTQAHLIALACTRAKGQPRLSLRLLADKMVELGYLPHLSHETVRKTLKKINSNRI; translated from the coding sequence ATGAAATACGCGGTGCGCCTCGAAGCCGAGCAGCAAGCGCGACTCAAAGGGCTGCTCAATGCGGGGGTGGCCCCTGCTCGCCAGTTGACCCATGCCCGCATCCTGCTTAAAGCGGATCGGCACGGTCCAGCACTCCGTGACCAGGCCATTGCAGCGCAGTTGGAGATTTGTACGCACACAGTGTTCCGTGTGCGCAAGCGGTTCGTTGAGGCAGGACTGGACGCTGCTCTCCATTATCTGCATCATCAGAATCTGAAGCTCCATGTGCTCAATGAACGCACCCAAGCGCACTTAATCGCACTGGCCTGTACCCGAGCGAAGGGACAGCCGCGGCTGTCCCTTCGCCTACTGGCCGACAAGATGGTGGAACTTGGCTACCTTCCGCACCTGAGTCACGAGACCGTCCGGAAAACACTGAAAAAAATAAACTCAAACCGCATCTGA
- a CDS encoding helix-turn-helix transcriptional regulator: protein MDDAMRAQLRVELKARGLTQVQLARELGISRVHLTRLLTGARGETPNEVKRLIEHLGFKMVLER from the coding sequence ATGGACGATGCGATGCGCGCTCAACTCAGGGTGGAACTCAAGGCCCGTGGACTGACGCAGGTACAACTGGCGAGGGAACTCGGGATCTCGCGCGTCCACCTGACCCGGCTGTTGACCGGGGCCCGGGGAGAAACGCCCAACGAGGTCAAGCGGCTGATCGAACATCTCGGCTTCAAGATGGTGCTCGAGCGCTAG
- a CDS encoding phage minor head protein, whose amino-acid sequence MGESLREIAQRIKGLHADWSDARAELISRTEVSTAFWASHQLSADQAAADAGVEMIKVWRSAHDSRVRDKHAAMDGEEVRLDEDFNNGLRYPSGPNCRCTVLYREKGS is encoded by the coding sequence GTGGGCGAAAGTTTGCGTGAAATCGCTCAGCGGATCAAAGGCCTGCATGCCGACTGGAGCGATGCGCGAGCCGAATTAATCTCGAGGACTGAAGTTTCCACGGCATTCTGGGCCAGCCACCAACTCAGCGCCGATCAGGCGGCAGCGGACGCGGGCGTAGAAATGATCAAGGTCTGGAGGTCGGCCCACGACTCACGGGTGCGCGACAAACACGCGGCGATGGACGGCGAGGAAGTCCGGCTCGACGAGGACTTCAACAATGGCCTACGCTACCCGAGTGGGCCGAACTGCCGCTGCACCGTGCTGTACAGGGAGAAGGGGAGCTGA